The Vallitalea longa genome includes a window with the following:
- a CDS encoding carbohydrate ABC transporter permease, producing MSKGKNKIRNTIFYIILSIFAFVQLFPFYLRIVYSLQPKDFLPEIGKIYLLPEGFHFENYIEAWKMSNLGVGYKNSLIYVTIFTIVSAFIAILVGYVIAKKKFRGRKIIFIMLLSTLMVPAEVLLIPNYILIRDLNLLNKLAALIIPGLVNIVGIFLAKQFLETLPDSIIESAYIDGASEMKIFFKVVLPLSGPVIATYFIITYTQMWNDYLWPMIVTNKSEVFTVQLCMMGFQTNFQTGYDMILESAALITTLAPIVIVFLIFQKKFVEGISMTGIK from the coding sequence ATGAGTAAAGGTAAAAATAAAATCAGAAATACAATATTTTATATAATATTAAGTATCTTTGCATTTGTTCAATTGTTTCCTTTTTATCTTAGGATAGTTTATTCTTTACAACCCAAAGATTTTTTACCGGAAATAGGTAAAATATATTTATTACCTGAAGGATTTCATTTTGAAAATTATATTGAAGCTTGGAAAATGTCAAATCTAGGAGTAGGATATAAAAATAGTTTGATTTATGTAACGATTTTTACTATAGTAAGTGCATTTATTGCAATTTTAGTAGGTTATGTGATAGCTAAGAAAAAGTTTAGAGGAAGAAAAATAATATTTATCATGTTACTTTCCACTTTGATGGTACCTGCAGAAGTATTATTAATACCTAATTATATTTTGATACGAGATTTAAATCTATTAAATAAATTAGCGGCACTTATTATACCAGGGTTAGTTAATATTGTAGGAATATTTCTTGCTAAACAATTTTTAGAGACACTTCCGGATTCAATAATTGAATCTGCATACATAGATGGTGCTAGTGAAATGAAAATTTTCTTTAAGGTTGTGTTACCATTATCAGGACCAGTAATAGCTACATATTTTATTATAACGTATACTCAGATGTGGAATGATTATCTTTGGCCAATGATAGTTACTAACAAATCAGAAGTATTTACAGTTCAACTTTGTATGATGGGATTTCAGACTAATTTTCAGACAGGATATGATATGATCTTAGAATCTGCAGCATTAATTACGACCTTAGCTCCAATAGTTATTGTTTTCTTAATTTTCCAGAAAAAATTCGTTGAAGGAATCAGTATGACAGGAATAAAATAA
- a CDS encoding carbohydrate ABC transporter permease, with protein sequence MKSISMKKIDNKYRKRRVKYKQEIIAYKMLAIPLILWGIFFVFALFRVIYLSFTDWNIFKAPSFVGLDNYIRIFTNDGALWKAFSNTFIWTVCTVIGHNLIGLGTAYMITCISKGEKFFRAALFWPILVSQVVGATMIEWIFDPSPYGFLNTIIGHFGLKSVAWLSDPDMALVSLMLYPLFLGFGIRMLIYLAGFKQIPKAFYEAAKIDGASNWTIFKKITIPLLKPIILLNIVYTTIESFKVIGPMQLVTNGGPIGSTMSVVLRIYQDGFVENKMGYASSIAVMFFIFILIVTIIQFRFEGETVTYE encoded by the coding sequence ATGAAAAGTATATCCATGAAAAAGATTGATAATAAGTATAGAAAGAGAAGAGTTAAATACAAGCAAGAAATCATAGCATACAAGATGCTTGCAATACCATTAATTCTTTGGGGAATATTTTTTGTGTTTGCATTATTTCGAGTTATTTATTTGAGTTTTACAGATTGGAATATATTTAAGGCTCCAAGTTTTGTTGGATTAGATAATTATATTCGTATTTTTACCAACGATGGAGCATTGTGGAAAGCATTTAGTAATACATTTATATGGACCGTGTGTACTGTCATAGGACACAATCTAATTGGACTTGGTACAGCTTATATGATTACCTGCATTTCTAAGGGTGAAAAATTCTTCCGAGCAGCTTTATTTTGGCCTATACTTGTTTCACAGGTTGTAGGAGCTACAATGATTGAATGGATATTTGATCCTAGTCCTTATGGATTTTTGAATACAATAATTGGACACTTTGGTCTAAAATCTGTAGCTTGGCTATCAGATCCAGATATGGCTTTAGTATCATTAATGCTTTATCCATTATTTTTAGGTTTTGGAATAAGGATGCTTATCTATTTAGCTGGTTTCAAACAAATACCTAAAGCTTTTTATGAAGCAGCTAAAATTGATGGAGCTAGTAACTGGACCATTTTTAAGAAAATTACTATTCCATTATTAAAACCAATTATTTTATTAAACATAGTCTATACAACAATAGAAAGTTTTAAGGTAATAGGTCCAATGCAGCTTGTTACGAATGGGGGACCTATAGGTAGTACTATGTCAGTTGTTCTAAGAATATATCAAGATGGTTTTGTTGAGAATAAAATGGGATATGCATCATCTATTGCGGTTATGTTTTTTATATTTATTCTAATTGTTACAATAATACAATTTAGATTTGAGGGGGAGACTGTGACTTATGAGTAA
- a CDS encoding sugar ABC transporter substrate-binding protein — MFNTKKWFTLVISLIMIMSLFTGCGSKETVSNEGSKKTDGKVNEQKGDNEKQVKLSIWWASQDEFKEPLLDAISEYEAEHPNIKIEPEWLASFDYYDNYKVSLVGNTAPDIVKIDHVFVQSLGYDDQILDLGEFGANEIRDKFVDAAWKANMYKDHVYALPFDANTLALMYNEDLLAKVGKKVPTTYEELKEVSLAINDLGEEGVYGYTVPVNPKESGFLSFQFSSWVARNGGSILNDDWSASTLDSEEAVNALQQVDDLLSCGAIPPNVYLENEFYEGKIGLLEMGCWNINRLTADEAANLNVAPLVSLKDSVTGYAPLGLYSLAITKATKHQQEAYDFCKFLATNKDLQLSYAKQTNLMPSLKDSLEDEMFNTPEWKVFIEQFKNTVSRPGSPAWPSIDKHLSNAIQKVLTGVAEPEEALKEAKEKCDEEIKNIK, encoded by the coding sequence ATGTTTAATACTAAAAAATGGTTTACTCTTGTTATAAGTCTAATAATGATAATGAGTTTATTTACTGGATGTGGTTCAAAAGAAACAGTTTCAAATGAAGGATCCAAGAAAACAGATGGGAAAGTTAATGAACAAAAAGGAGATAATGAGAAACAAGTTAAACTTAGTATTTGGTGGGCAAGTCAAGATGAATTCAAGGAACCATTATTAGATGCAATTTCAGAGTATGAGGCTGAACATCCAAATATAAAAATCGAACCAGAATGGTTAGCTAGTTTTGATTACTATGATAATTATAAAGTTTCATTGGTAGGAAATACTGCACCTGATATTGTGAAAATTGATCATGTATTTGTTCAATCATTAGGTTATGATGATCAAATTCTAGATTTGGGTGAATTTGGTGCAAATGAAATCAGAGATAAATTTGTAGATGCAGCATGGAAAGCAAATATGTATAAAGACCATGTATATGCATTACCATTTGATGCTAATACACTAGCATTAATGTATAATGAAGATTTATTAGCTAAAGTAGGTAAGAAAGTTCCTACTACATATGAAGAATTAAAAGAAGTATCACTTGCAATTAATGATTTAGGTGAAGAGGGAGTATATGGATACACTGTTCCAGTCAATCCAAAAGAAAGCGGATTCTTATCTTTCCAATTTAGTTCATGGGTAGCTAGAAATGGTGGTTCTATCTTAAATGATGACTGGAGTGCAAGTACATTAGATAGCGAAGAAGCTGTCAATGCATTACAGCAAGTAGATGATTTACTTAGTTGCGGAGCAATACCACCAAATGTATATCTTGAAAATGAATTTTATGAAGGTAAGATTGGTTTACTGGAAATGGGATGTTGGAATATCAATAGACTTACAGCAGATGAAGCAGCTAATTTAAATGTTGCACCTTTAGTATCACTAAAAGACTCAGTTACAGGTTATGCTCCATTAGGATTATATAGTCTAGCAATAACGAAAGCAACAAAACATCAACAAGAAGCATATGATTTTTGTAAATTCTTAGCAACTAATAAAGATTTACAGTTGTCTTATGCTAAACAGACTAATCTAATGCCTTCATTAAAGGATTCACTAGAAGATGAAATGTTTAATACTCCAGAATGGAAAGTGTTCATTGAACAATTCAAAAATACTGTGTCAAGACCAGGAAGTCCAGCATGGCCTTCAATTGACAAACATCTTTCAAATGCAATTCAAAAAGTACTAACTGGTGTTGCAGAACCAGAAGAAGCATTAAAAGAAGCAAAAGAAAAGTGTGATGAAGAAATAAAAAATATTAAATAA
- a CDS encoding LacI family DNA-binding transcriptional regulator, translated as MSTINDVSKLAGVSKSTVSNVFNNTKYVSEEIKDRVLKAAKELNYYPNKLATSLANKRTYMIGLFLENLGEFRSMHHQIIEGVSMKLNEYNYNVILYIDRDNEKIPKGTKLRIEPIDGAIILDPEIEDIRIKDFVSSGTPIVLVGKAPKSYENLCSLDIDNIEIAYNATKMLLQNGHKKIAFINSKPNLTITSDRLKGYIKALSENQIDFEPSYIYNCDNTILKARKLASSILENGEFSAIITESDVVALGVYEEAKDKGINIPNDISVFALGGMDYFLNPEVSRVVVDYKKLGEAAAKQITMIIDNKQQLSNIVLNEYKIIKTGSIGQVLI; from the coding sequence ATGAGTACAATCAATGATGTATCAAAATTAGCTGGAGTATCAAAATCAACTGTATCAAATGTATTTAACAATACAAAGTATGTAAGCGAAGAAATAAAAGATAGAGTTTTGAAGGCTGCAAAAGAATTAAACTATTATCCTAATAAATTGGCTACAAGTCTTGCTAATAAAAGAACTTATATGATAGGTTTGTTTTTAGAAAACCTAGGGGAATTTCGAAGTATGCATCATCAAATTATTGAAGGTGTTTCTATGAAATTAAATGAGTACAATTATAATGTAATCCTATATATTGATAGAGATAATGAAAAAATACCTAAAGGAACTAAGTTAAGAATAGAGCCTATAGATGGAGCAATTATTTTAGACCCAGAAATTGAAGATATTCGTATCAAAGACTTTGTTAGTTCGGGTACTCCAATAGTTTTAGTTGGAAAAGCTCCTAAATCATATGAAAATCTATGTAGCTTAGATATTGATAATATTGAAATTGCTTATAATGCCACTAAGATGTTATTACAAAATGGTCATAAAAAAATTGCATTTATCAATAGTAAACCTAATTTGACTATAACGTCTGATCGTTTAAAAGGATATATTAAAGCTCTATCAGAGAATCAAATTGATTTTGAACCTTCTTATATATATAACTGCGATAATACAATATTAAAGGCAAGGAAGTTAGCAAGTAGTATTCTAGAAAATGGTGAATTTAGCGCCATTATTACTGAATCTGATGTAGTGGCACTGGGGGTATATGAAGAAGCAAAAGATAAAGGTATTAATATACCTAATGATATTTCTGTTTTTGCATTAGGTGGTATGGATTATTTTTTAAATCCTGAAGTTAGTAGGGTGGTAGTAGATTATAAGAAATTAGGAGAAGCTGCAGCTAAACAAATTACTATGATTATAGATAATAAGCAACAGCTATCAAACATTGTTTTGAACGAATACAAAATTATTAAAACAGGTTCTATAGGACAAGTTTTAATATAA
- a CDS encoding DUF4387 domain-containing protein: protein MKTKLKDIAEVIRSKNAGPYELTFDIIFKDWDTYQTACDKKIINEEIIAKLYHIPVEDVINIIEFKPAKAIKATIVRPMASGELGETDVYGAQQHAPLVDLEVEL from the coding sequence ATGAAAACTAAATTAAAAGATATTGCAGAAGTTATTAGAAGTAAAAATGCAGGTCCTTATGAATTGACTTTTGATATTATTTTCAAAGACTGGGATACATACCAAACAGCTTGTGATAAAAAAATTATTAATGAAGAAATTATTGCAAAGCTGTATCATATACCAGTAGAAGATGTCATCAATATAATAGAATTTAAACCAGCCAAAGCTATAAAGGCTACTATAGTTCGTCCAATGGCATCTGGAGAATTAGGAGAAACAGATGTTTATGGTGCACAGCAACATGCTCCTTTGGTTGATTTAGAGGTAGAATTATAA
- a CDS encoding GxGYxYP domain-containing protein, translating to MKKKVFSTLLCLCMMFSLTTFNFNDVYAYSNGSYYEKTAYTATDLYVIDIQNMTYAERTMIATLQGIVANKTSSQIYIIDSDPHFTEDAYLRYLNDLVSKKGITYQEVNSAWDLINTFSQYIDGYILYQTGTDSVNVANSLAGILDAVAVEVSIETTAQNNSLSLVQDVTGKTESWVVDNYWNQLNHSIVIEAKEDDEHSTHLRDFAAMNKALVFYDGNSSFRTSIMQKLEPDSVVFGWGDTSGGSEEAFISNSSYNGVMSIPSDWALNLSVLSGFSAGTYSQNTSQATNEENIHYVTFYVSDGDNLQWALNRGNEDDWWGSQSRGNFGIGWTMPPGMIDLAPSVLDWYYESATSNDNFIVGPSGNGFIYPKAYPASELDLHTQRLNEYMGKLDMGIVAVIGRNSFNDTSIWDKYTMQPNIDGLFYYEWTQYFGSPYNGDIIWSNGKPVISTSVKLADGLSYAYNKDQVVNYLNSQPTNPNNESGYSMIAVDAWNNYDLPATLQYIVDRLDSNVRVVTPDEFVRLIKENINLTAQSFELLTPSNGDTWVSRTNTTFDWEDSFEADSYQIIVDNDSDFSSPEINVSDIMTSNYTSTITLDRMTKYYWKVIAVDDNVTTQCNDIFTFNTSYF from the coding sequence GTGAAAAAAAAGGTGTTTAGTACTTTATTATGTTTATGTATGATGTTTTCATTGACAACTTTTAATTTTAATGATGTATATGCTTATTCTAATGGTTCATATTATGAAAAAACAGCATATACCGCAACTGACTTATATGTTATAGATATCCAAAATATGACCTATGCAGAAAGAACTATGATTGCAACTTTACAAGGGATTGTTGCTAATAAGACATCATCACAAATATACATAATTGATTCGGATCCACATTTTACTGAAGATGCATACTTAAGATATTTGAATGATTTAGTAAGCAAAAAAGGAATAACTTATCAAGAAGTTAATAGTGCATGGGACTTAATTAATACATTCAGTCAATATATTGATGGATACATATTGTATCAAACAGGTACTGATTCCGTTAATGTTGCTAACTCCCTAGCAGGAATATTAGATGCAGTGGCTGTTGAAGTAAGTATTGAAACTACTGCACAGAATAATAGTTTAAGCCTAGTGCAAGATGTTACCGGTAAAACGGAATCATGGGTAGTAGATAACTATTGGAATCAGTTGAATCACAGTATTGTTATAGAAGCTAAAGAGGATGATGAACATTCAACCCACTTAAGAGATTTTGCAGCAATGAATAAAGCACTTGTTTTTTATGATGGAAATTCAAGTTTTAGAACATCAATAATGCAAAAGTTAGAACCTGATTCAGTCGTATTTGGATGGGGAGATACTAGTGGTGGTTCAGAAGAAGCTTTTATCTCTAATAGTTCCTATAATGGTGTAATGAGCATTCCTTCTGATTGGGCATTGAATTTATCAGTTCTAAGCGGATTTTCTGCAGGAACATATTCTCAAAATACTTCACAAGCTACTAATGAGGAAAATATCCATTATGTAACATTCTATGTATCTGATGGAGATAATTTACAATGGGCTCTAAACAGAGGAAATGAAGATGATTGGTGGGGGAGTCAGTCAAGAGGTAATTTTGGAATAGGATGGACAATGCCTCCTGGAATGATAGATTTAGCACCTAGTGTACTAGATTGGTATTATGAATCAGCAACTTCAAATGATAATTTTATTGTTGGACCTTCAGGTAATGGATTTATTTATCCAAAAGCATATCCAGCTAGCGAACTTGATTTACATACTCAGAGATTAAATGAGTATATGGGAAAATTGGATATGGGTATTGTAGCTGTCATTGGAAGAAATTCCTTTAATGATACTTCCATATGGGATAAATATACTATGCAGCCTAATATTGATGGTTTGTTCTATTACGAATGGACACAATATTTTGGAAGTCCTTATAATGGAGATATCATATGGTCTAATGGGAAACCTGTAATTTCAACTAGTGTGAAATTAGCAGATGGACTCTCATATGCTTACAACAAAGATCAAGTAGTAAATTACCTTAATAGTCAACCAACAAATCCTAATAATGAAAGTGGATATTCAATGATAGCAGTAGATGCATGGAATAATTATGATTTACCAGCAACATTACAATATATTGTTGATAGATTAGATTCTAATGTGAGGGTAGTTACTCCAGATGAATTTGTTAGATTGATTAAAGAGAACATTAATCTAACTGCACAATCTTTTGAATTATTAACTCCTTCAAATGGTGATACTTGGGTTTCAAGAACCAATACGACTTTTGATTGGGAAGATTCTTTTGAAGCTGATAGTTATCAAATTATTGTAGATAACGATAGTGATTTTTCTAGCCCTGAAATAAATGTTTCAGATATTATGACTAGTAACTACACTTCAACTATAACATTAGACAGAATGACAAAATATTATTGGAAAGTTATAGCAGTAGATGATAATGTCACTACTCAATGCAATGATATATTTACTTTTAATACCAGTTACTTCTAG